The proteins below come from a single Bactrocera dorsalis isolate Fly_Bdor chromosome 5, ASM2337382v1, whole genome shotgun sequence genomic window:
- the LOC105226460 gene encoding uncharacterized protein LOC105226460, protein MIRNRRKPQGRKRAGNRRKLCSKRSRERRRIEREQEKLRKMSLRFGKTIAPNFGRAFENSQRQLTRHPYLNYLRHFKSKHPRYGFTRILREGAKSWKRLAPQEKASFSQKEVLRSLRDEEKLQRDLRLLPDSTLQFDYCPQSLSARRNIERKLRNRQMIPRSEQGSGDRRPVRPNMCWSFL, encoded by the exons ATGATTCGCAATCGTAGAAAACCGCAAGGTCGAAAACGCGCGGGCAATCGCCGTAAATTGTGTAGCAAACGAAGTCGCGAACGTCGAAGAATCGAACGCGAACAGGAGAAATTGCGCAAAATGTCATTGAGATTTGGCAAAACGATCGCGCCGAACTTTGGACGTGCTTTTGAAAATAGCCAACGTCAACTCACGCGTCATCCGTATTTGAATTATTTGCGACACTTCAAAAGCAAGCATCCACGCTACGGGTTCACGCGTATCTTGCGTGAAGGCGCCAAATCGTGGAAACGTCTGGCACCCCAGGAAAAGGCGAGCTTCTCGCAAAAG GAGGTGCTTAGATCATTACGTGATGAAGAGAAGTTGCAGCGCGATTTGAGATTATTACCAGACAGTACTTTACAGTTCGACTATTGTCCACAGTCGCTTAGTGCCAGACGTAATATTGAACGAAAGTTACGCAATCGTCAAATGATACCGCGATCCGAGCAAGGAAGCGGAGATCGAAGACCTGTTAGACCAAATATGTGCTGGAGTTTTTTATGA